Proteins from a genomic interval of Mustela lutreola isolate mMusLut2 chromosome 4, mMusLut2.pri, whole genome shotgun sequence:
- the LOC131829127 gene encoding LOW QUALITY PROTEIN: AP-2 complex subunit beta-like (The sequence of the model RefSeq protein was modified relative to this genomic sequence to represent the inferred CDS: substituted 1 base at 1 genomic stop codon) codes for MDPVTAKGVVLSEKPLISEETDLIEPTLLDELICHIGSLASVYHKPPNAFVEGSHGIHRKHLPIHHGSTDAGDSPVGTTTAMNLEQPQVIPSQGDLLGDLLNLDLGPPVNVPQVSSMQMGAVDLLGRGLDSLVGQFFIPSSVPATFAPSPTPAVVSSGLNDLFELSTGIGMAPGGYVAPKAVWLPSVKAKGLEISGTFTHCQGHIYMEMNFTNKAFQHMTDFAIQFNKNSFGVIPSTPLAIHTPLMPNQSIDVSLPLNTLGPVMKMEPLNNLQVAVKNNIDVFYFSCLIPLNVLFVEDGKMERQVFLATXKDIPNENELQFQIKECHLNADTVSSKLQNNNVYTIAKRNVEGQDMLYQSLKLTNGIWILAELRIQPGNPNYTLSLKCRAPEVSQYIYQVYDSILKN; via the coding sequence ATGGACCCTGTCACAGCCAAAGGAGTAGTCTTGTCTGAGAAGCCACTGATCTCTGAGGAGACAGATCTTATCGAGCCAACTCTGCTGGATGAGCTGATCTGCCACATTGGATCTTTGGCTTCCGTGTACCATAAGCCTCCCAATGCTTTTGTGGAAGGAAGTCATGGAATCCATCGCAAACACTTGCCAATACATCATGGGAGCACTGATGCAGGTGACAGCCCTGTTGGCACCACCACTGCCATGAACCTGGAACAGCCTCAGGTCATCCCCTCTCAAGGTGACCTTCTAGGAGACCTTTTAAACCTTGACCTTGGTCCCCCAGTCAATGTGCCACAGGTGTCCTCCATGCAGATGGGAGCAGTGGATCTCTTGGGAAGAGGACTAGATAGTCTGGTGGGACAGTTCTTCATCCCCTCATCAGTGCCTGCAACCTTTGCTCCTTCACCTACTCCTGCTGTGGTCAGCAGTGGTCTGAATGACCTGTTTGAACTCTCCACGGGAATAGGCATGGCACCTGGTGGATATGTGGCTCCTAAGGCTGTCTGGCTGCCTTCAGTAAAAGCTAAAGGCTTGGAGATTTCCGGAACATTTACTCACTGCCAAGGGCACATCTATATGGAAATGAACTTCACCAACAAAGCTTTTCAACACATGACAGACTTTGCAATCCAGTTTAACAAGAATAGCTTTGGTGTCATCCCTAGCACTCCTCTGGCCATCCATACACCACTGATGCCGAACCAGAGCATTGACGTCTCCCTGCCTCTCAACACCTTGGGCCCAGTCATGAAGATGGAACCTCTGAATAACCTACAGGTGGCTGTGAAAAACAATATTGATGTCTTTTACTTCAGCTGCCTCATCCCACTCAATGTGCTTTTTGTAGAAGATGGCAAAATGGAGCGCCAGGTCTTCCTTGCCACATGAAAGGATATTCCCAATGAAAATGAACTTCAATTTCAGATTAAGGAATGTCATTTAAATGCTGACACTGTTTCCAGCAAATTGCAAAACAACAATGTTTATACTATTGCCAAGAGGAATGTGGAAGGGCAGGACATGCTGTACCAATCCCTGAAGCTCACTAATGGTATTTGGATTTTGGCTGAGCTACGTATCCAGCCAGGAAACCCAAATTATACGCTGTCACTGAAGTGCAGAGCTCCTGAAGTCTCCCAGTACATCTATCAGGTCTACGACAGCATTTTGAAAAACTAA